One region of Sulfuriroseicoccus oceanibius genomic DNA includes:
- the rplQ gene encoding 50S ribosomal protein L17, translating to MRHSRKVSKLKRTAAHRRSLLANLVCSLVEHGRIRTTLAKAKAVRPVAEKMVTLGKRGDLHARRQAVAFLRHKSIVKELFDNVAPANADRQGGYTRITKLGQRASDSAEMAIIEWVDLAAIKAPKEEAAPAAAEESKD from the coding sequence ATGAGACATTCACGCAAAGTTTCTAAGCTCAAGCGCACCGCAGCACACCGTCGCTCGCTCCTTGCCAACCTCGTTTGCTCGTTGGTCGAGCACGGCCGCATCCGCACCACCCTGGCAAAAGCCAAGGCTGTGCGCCCGGTTGCAGAGAAAATGGTCACCCTTGGTAAGCGCGGCGATCTTCACGCCCGCCGTCAGGCCGTTGCCTTCCTCCGTCACAAGTCCATCGTGAAGGAGCTCTTCGACAACGTGGCTCCTGCCAACGCCGACCGCCAGGGCGGATACACCCGTATCACCAAGCTCGGTCAGCGCGCCAGCGACTCCGCTGAAATGGCCATCATCGAGTGGGTCGACCTCGCTGCCATCAAGGCTCCTAAAGAGGAAGCCGCTCCTGCAGCAGCTGAAGAGTCGAAGGACTAA
- a CDS encoding aminotransferase class I/II-fold pyridoxal phosphate-dependent enzyme, which yields MSEGLNLKSMVAGHIANIPRSGIRDFFELVQGREGVISLGVGEPDFCTPWHIREAAIYSLEKGQTSYTSNLGAPRLRSAISDYVEDFFGVRYNDADEILVTVGVSEAIDLALRALINPGEEVIYHEPCYVSYSPSIAMALGKAVPVKTYVEDGFSLRAEEIEKVITPQSKVLMLNFPTNPTGATLDPVEMEKIAELSIKHNLIVITDEIYSELRYTEEKHQSIVALPGMRERTILLHGFSKAFAMTGFRLGYACGPAVLIDAMMKIHQYGALCAPITSQAAAVEALENGAPAVEEMRRSYDQRRQFMVRKLNELGLPTCDPGGGFYVFPDIRGTGMTSSEFAKGLLEAENVAAVPGDAFGEAGAGFLRCCYATSFDELREAMTRMGRFLKSIGVEPVAAPCADEVAATES from the coding sequence ATGTCAGAGGGATTGAATTTGAAGTCCATGGTGGCTGGCCACATTGCGAACATTCCGCGATCCGGGATCCGCGATTTCTTCGAGCTGGTGCAGGGCCGTGAAGGGGTGATCTCACTCGGTGTGGGGGAGCCGGACTTTTGCACGCCATGGCACATCCGCGAAGCTGCGATCTACTCGCTGGAAAAAGGTCAGACCAGCTATACCTCGAACCTTGGAGCGCCGCGCTTGCGCAGTGCGATCAGCGATTACGTCGAGGACTTTTTCGGCGTGCGCTATAACGATGCCGATGAGATTTTGGTAACGGTTGGTGTGTCCGAGGCGATCGATCTTGCACTGCGTGCGCTGATCAATCCGGGCGAGGAAGTGATTTACCACGAGCCTTGTTATGTTTCGTACAGCCCGAGCATTGCGATGGCGTTGGGCAAAGCGGTGCCGGTGAAGACCTACGTGGAGGATGGCTTTTCCTTGCGTGCGGAAGAGATCGAGAAAGTGATCACCCCGCAGAGCAAGGTGTTGATGTTGAACTTCCCGACCAACCCTACGGGCGCGACGCTTGATCCGGTGGAGATGGAGAAGATCGCGGAGCTGAGCATCAAGCACAACTTGATCGTGATCACCGATGAGATCTACAGCGAGCTGCGTTACACCGAGGAGAAGCATCAGTCGATCGTGGCGCTTCCGGGGATGCGCGAGCGCACGATTTTGCTACACGGTTTCTCCAAGGCATTCGCGATGACCGGTTTCCGTTTGGGCTATGCCTGCGGGCCTGCGGTTTTGATCGACGCGATGATGAAGATCCACCAGTACGGTGCGCTTTGTGCTCCGATCACCAGCCAGGCTGCTGCAGTCGAGGCGCTGGAAAATGGGGCTCCTGCGGTGGAGGAAATGCGCCGTTCGTATGACCAGCGCCGTCAGTTCATGGTTCGCAAGCTGAACGAATTGGGGCTACCGACCTGTGATCCGGGTGGTGGTTTCTATGTGTTCCCAGACATTCGCGGCACGGGCATGACGAGCAGCGAGTTTGCCAAGGGCTTGCTCGAGGCTGAGAACGTGGCGGCTGTACCTGGTGATGCTTTTGGCGAGGCTGGTGCAGGTTTCCTGCGTTGCTGTTATGCGACGAGCTTTGATGAACTGCGTGAGGCAATGACTCGAATGGGGCGTTTTCTCAAGTCGATCGGGGTAGAGCCGGTGGCTGCGCCTTGCGCTGACGAAGTGGCGGCAACTGAGAGTTAG
- a CDS encoding alkaline phosphatase, with the protein MTRSLALSALILCAPAFAAPDAPAAPSDPAAAPTTPQAEPIAAPAPATSGRNVIFFHPDGMGLNTWTAARLHTVGPDGTLAWDQLPHVGIYRGHMKDSLVASSNGAATIHAYGVKVPAKSYGMHGRKPLTAASGFKGSVAEEAIAKGIAVGVVNTGHIAEPGTGCFLASVEARSQADEIAKQVIRSGATVILSGGEQFLLPAGTAGTHGFGTRNDDLNLIEEARELGYTVVFSRDELLALKPTPETKLLGVFAHGHTFNDQPHADLKSAQLPLYAPEAPTIAEMTQVALDVLSQHTQGFLLIAEEEATDNFGNANNPNGVLEAAARSDKAIATASQFIDNQPNTLLLVASDSDAGGLQLLTIAPPSPFAFKPGSKIPQRTANGTTLHGVDGSGSTPFESKPDAQGNSMYFGLAFATRADLPSGLLVRAKGANAESLPLNFDNTDIYHMIHNTLFDLPEAEEAPASSDTAAPATTPER; encoded by the coding sequence ATGACGCGTTCCCTCGCCCTTTCCGCTCTGATCCTCTGCGCACCTGCATTCGCTGCCCCTGATGCCCCCGCAGCCCCATCCGATCCTGCAGCGGCTCCGACCACTCCACAGGCAGAACCAATCGCAGCGCCAGCCCCGGCCACGTCTGGACGCAATGTGATCTTTTTCCACCCCGACGGCATGGGCCTCAATACTTGGACCGCAGCCCGCCTCCACACCGTTGGCCCAGACGGAACACTCGCTTGGGACCAACTCCCACACGTCGGCATCTACCGTGGCCACATGAAGGACTCTCTCGTCGCCAGCTCGAATGGCGCCGCCACCATCCACGCCTACGGAGTCAAAGTGCCAGCCAAAAGCTACGGCATGCACGGGCGGAAACCTCTGACGGCAGCCTCCGGATTCAAAGGCTCCGTCGCCGAGGAGGCCATCGCCAAAGGCATCGCCGTCGGTGTCGTCAATACAGGCCATATCGCAGAACCCGGCACCGGATGCTTTCTCGCATCCGTCGAAGCCCGCTCACAGGCCGATGAAATCGCAAAGCAAGTCATCCGCAGCGGCGCCACCGTCATCCTCAGCGGAGGTGAGCAATTTCTCCTCCCGGCCGGTACCGCAGGCACCCACGGATTTGGCACACGCAACGACGACCTCAACCTCATCGAAGAAGCCCGCGAACTGGGCTACACCGTGGTCTTCTCCCGCGATGAACTGCTCGCCCTCAAGCCCACTCCGGAAACCAAACTTCTCGGAGTCTTCGCCCACGGCCATACCTTCAACGACCAACCGCACGCCGACCTCAAATCCGCGCAACTCCCACTCTACGCACCAGAAGCCCCAACCATCGCCGAGATGACCCAGGTCGCTCTCGATGTGCTCAGCCAACACACCCAGGGGTTCCTCCTCATCGCAGAGGAAGAAGCTACGGATAATTTCGGCAACGCCAACAATCCCAACGGTGTGCTCGAAGCCGCCGCGCGCTCGGATAAGGCCATCGCCACCGCCAGTCAGTTCATCGACAACCAACCCAACACGCTGTTGCTCGTCGCATCTGACAGCGACGCCGGTGGTCTCCAACTCCTCACCATCGCTCCACCATCCCCATTCGCATTCAAACCTGGCAGCAAAATACCTCAGCGCACCGCCAACGGAACCACACTCCACGGCGTCGATGGCAGTGGCAGCACCCCATTTGAATCGAAGCCCGACGCCCAAGGCAACTCGATGTACTTCGGCCTCGCCTTCGCCACTCGCGCCGACCTTCCAAGCGGCTTGCTCGTCCGAGCCAAAGGAGCCAACGCGGAGTCGCTGCCACTCAACTTCGACAACACGGACATCTACCACATGATCCACAACACGCTCTTCGATCTCCCGGAAGCCGAGGAAGCTCCGGCCTCCAGCGACACCGCGGCTCCCGCGACCACGCCAGAGCGCTGA
- a CDS encoding CAAX prenyl protease-related protein, protein MGTPALKRMMRQPATAYIGPMVVFQLLLALVPLFAHKHPSAPWYVQMPQHWIYPLQTVLCGAMIAVWWKHYEWTNTTWRNVLLGLICGVVGIALWIAPTEIYYRLTAAGAEIPEWWEYLGVREREDGFDPYLVEWSGWAIALRLIRMTIVVAFVEEFLWRGFLMRYLVDMDKPFTSTPFGTHNWRVFGIVTFFVVIVHQPADYFVAALWGALVYWVAVKTKSLAACVAMHAVANLVLGVYILQTGHNGLW, encoded by the coding sequence ATGGGAACCCCAGCCCTCAAACGGATGATGCGTCAGCCCGCCACGGCCTATATCGGGCCGATGGTGGTGTTTCAGTTGCTGTTGGCATTGGTACCGCTTTTTGCGCACAAGCACCCGAGCGCGCCTTGGTACGTGCAGATGCCGCAGCACTGGATCTACCCGCTGCAGACGGTACTCTGTGGCGCGATGATCGCGGTGTGGTGGAAGCATTATGAATGGACCAACACAACCTGGCGCAACGTGCTGCTCGGTCTGATCTGTGGGGTCGTTGGGATCGCGCTGTGGATTGCGCCGACTGAGATTTACTATCGATTGACTGCTGCTGGTGCTGAGATTCCCGAGTGGTGGGAGTATCTCGGCGTGCGCGAGCGTGAGGATGGGTTCGATCCGTATTTGGTCGAGTGGTCCGGCTGGGCAATTGCGTTGCGCTTGATCCGGATGACGATTGTGGTGGCATTTGTGGAGGAGTTCCTGTGGCGGGGCTTCCTGATGCGCTATCTGGTGGATATGGACAAGCCGTTCACCAGTACGCCGTTCGGGACGCATAACTGGCGGGTCTTCGGGATTGTCACGTTTTTTGTGGTGATTGTGCACCAGCCTGCGGACTATTTTGTGGCGGCCTTGTGGGGGGCGCTGGTGTATTGGGTTGCGGTCAAGACCAAGAGCTTGGCTGCGTGCGTGGCAATGCATGCGGTGGCAAACCTGGTCCTTGGCGTTTATATTCTGCAAACCGGCCACAACGGTCTTTGGTGA
- a CDS encoding Lrp/AsnC family transcriptional regulator, which produces MLKDPVLDILSKDARVSLESLADQSALTVDAVAAKIEEYQKRGVILGFQAVLDEDKVGSQDVSALIEVRVTPERGGGFDRLAQRISRFDQVVSCWLMSGGYDLAVIVKATDLRGVASFVSQKLSTLDGVLSTATHFKLKSYKDGGFLANVDSESDRLPVTP; this is translated from the coding sequence ATGTTGAAAGACCCTGTTCTCGATATTCTGTCCAAGGATGCCCGTGTATCCCTGGAGTCGCTTGCCGATCAATCTGCGCTGACAGTGGATGCGGTAGCGGCGAAGATCGAAGAATATCAGAAGCGCGGGGTAATTCTTGGTTTCCAGGCTGTTTTGGACGAAGACAAGGTGGGTAGCCAGGATGTTTCGGCATTGATTGAGGTGCGCGTGACTCCTGAGCGCGGAGGTGGATTCGATCGTCTGGCGCAGCGTATTTCGCGATTCGACCAAGTGGTTTCCTGCTGGTTGATGAGTGGTGGCTATGACTTGGCGGTGATTGTGAAAGCGACCGACCTGCGTGGCGTGGCTTCGTTTGTTTCGCAGAAGCTGAGTACTTTGGATGGCGTTTTGTCGACGGCAACGCACTTCAAGCTGAAGAGCTACAAGGATGGCGGATTCCTGGCCAATGTGGATTCCGAGAGCGACCGCCTGCCAGTGACTCCGTAA
- a CDS encoding NAD+ synthase, protein MRIGFLQINPTIGAIEANTEAIIREYQAAVAQGAELVITPELAITGYPPRDLLWKSRFVPDNLDALKKIAGVTGDVALVVGHVSRNHDREGNPFYNSASVLQGGCVVDTVHKSRLPSYDVFDEARYFAKARERRVVEIGGRKVGITICEDIWTDDYLPGNLYREDPASQLVADGAEIIVNLSASPYHSGKPRARVAMLQSKARSLGVPIAYCNVVGGNDQLVFDGSSFAVTAEGDTAAVLPAFKPATTVIDLSARGRVAGLGIDPTSSWPADGCAEWMGALTLGVRDYVTKCGFKSVVLGLSGGIDSALVAAIAADALGPENVTGVLMPSPYSSQHSIDDALALCENLGIKSHTIRIDDMFASVNASLAEVFAGKEPDLTEENIQARLRGVSLMAISNKFGSLLLTTGNKSELAVGYCTIYGDMCGGLAVISDLPKTDVYALSKWINREEERIPWNTIRKEPSAELRPDQRDQDSLPEYAVLDAILECYVEKGMSIAEIADEGFDEETVKWIARRVDLNEWKRQQAAPGVRVTSKAFGMGRRIPIAQGYVGR, encoded by the coding sequence ATGCGTATTGGATTCCTTCAGATCAACCCGACCATCGGTGCCATCGAGGCAAATACCGAGGCGATCATTCGTGAGTATCAGGCAGCTGTCGCCCAAGGGGCTGAGCTGGTGATTACTCCAGAGTTGGCGATTACCGGGTACCCGCCGAGGGATTTGTTGTGGAAGTCTCGCTTTGTGCCGGACAATCTCGATGCATTGAAGAAGATTGCCGGGGTGACGGGTGATGTGGCGCTGGTTGTGGGGCATGTTTCCCGCAACCACGATCGTGAGGGGAACCCATTCTACAATAGTGCGTCGGTGCTGCAGGGGGGCTGTGTGGTGGATACCGTGCACAAGTCGCGTCTGCCGAGCTATGACGTGTTTGACGAGGCTCGTTACTTTGCCAAAGCGCGTGAGCGTCGGGTGGTGGAGATTGGCGGCCGCAAGGTGGGGATCACGATTTGTGAGGACATTTGGACTGATGACTATTTGCCGGGGAACTTGTACCGCGAGGATCCGGCATCGCAGCTGGTTGCCGATGGGGCGGAAATCATCGTGAACTTGAGTGCATCGCCGTACCACTCGGGCAAGCCGCGTGCACGCGTGGCGATGTTGCAATCGAAGGCGCGCTCGCTTGGCGTGCCGATTGCGTATTGCAACGTGGTTGGGGGTAACGACCAATTGGTTTTCGATGGTAGCTCGTTCGCGGTCACCGCGGAGGGTGATACGGCGGCTGTGTTGCCTGCGTTCAAGCCGGCCACTACGGTCATAGATTTGAGTGCGCGTGGCCGTGTTGCGGGCTTGGGGATCGACCCGACTTCGAGCTGGCCGGCGGATGGCTGTGCCGAGTGGATGGGCGCGCTGACACTTGGTGTGCGTGATTACGTGACCAAGTGTGGTTTCAAGTCGGTGGTGTTGGGGTTGAGTGGCGGGATCGACTCTGCATTGGTCGCTGCTATCGCGGCTGATGCGCTGGGGCCGGAGAACGTGACAGGTGTGTTGATGCCGAGCCCTTACTCGTCGCAGCACAGTATCGATGACGCGTTGGCCCTGTGTGAGAATTTGGGGATCAAGAGTCACACGATCCGGATCGACGATATGTTTGCGTCGGTCAACGCGTCGTTGGCTGAGGTGTTTGCGGGCAAAGAGCCGGACCTTACCGAGGAAAACATTCAGGCTCGTTTGCGTGGTGTCTCCTTGATGGCGATCTCGAACAAGTTCGGTTCGCTGTTGTTGACCACTGGCAACAAGAGTGAGCTGGCGGTGGGGTATTGTACGATTTACGGCGATATGTGCGGGGGGCTGGCGGTGATCAGTGATCTGCCGAAGACTGATGTCTACGCGTTGTCCAAGTGGATCAATCGCGAGGAAGAGCGCATTCCGTGGAATACGATTCGCAAAGAGCCGAGTGCCGAGCTGCGTCCGGATCAGCGCGATCAGGACAGTTTGCCAGAGTATGCTGTGCTGGATGCCATTCTGGAGTGCTATGTCGAGAAGGGGATGAGCATTGCGGAGATTGCCGACGAAGGATTCGATGAGGAGACGGTGAAGTGGATTGCGCGCCGTGTGGACTTGAATGAATGGAAGCGTCAGCAGGCCGCCCCTGGTGTGCGTGTGACGTCCAAGGCATTCGGGATGGGGCGGCGGATTCCGATCGCCCAGGGGTACGTTGGTAGGTAG
- a CDS encoding tubulin-like doman-containing protein: MKNHLFIGLGGQGGNSLAEMRKVMHQRADDIRLLKREKGTQFDFLYIDSSTNVLNYTKKWTSFGEDLSLPPKCFLNLKEMGATIDIDQLAMKPDIAPWIGDVEQIKGFLDASDTIEGANQRRRFGRILFANSIDSVKNAIDGKVRTMTAAAKQCAFHVFASLAGGTGSGSIVDLVTLLRTMHPYSSMQGGFPIFVYLYVTSDNYQDAEVGNFHQNQYATLRDLNALACGRIAPTLLGDQFGGSSFACSEPINQIILSSSHNNGDQNVELEKQHRIIAESAFERIFAFCSGQLPPQQQDQLTGQDKIPNFPGEPINKPIRSFRFGSSGMQRWEVPTEKITELLALELYSSSYNQMLYNNWHGNDGFIGKKSTESDKVVESTFNTLRTKLDEHLVESTHHTNLRASFETDAKAVLDREISTKFQETDLEKLEESLHTRFEKHLNGQGINAVIADFKASREGRIQQFTKELHRILREEWSKAVDPIGMANVSDILKRLQNDVNRKIKDGNSSSKSGSDTTERRLSDRRIEWSKMTFLSRRFKKEPLARKQHSDCKSLLLGKLATAIAEEDLAYHNAIANSLTGIEHQYKNAARKLQGFADWASNRRDVLLGELKDLNKSHTSNKYEIDYDGLLQYISVQRSSESHCRAIADQLRRDVVLELLGKNVPLTEIESFEGDRLTNYQIEADRLVFAHVQSIHKDFEEQRLAPAVLTSSLMDALQAKFEKDPGAFKNELKEFIDQTTCLIKIHNDQQPKMIAGNMTMPTMPTTSRVLALPKGHAFAAKFEEIAAELRPANEANNPVRVVSHDDSTQIRLLMTVTWMAARFAKVTHELADKYAKAIEQNTLGDIAYFSNIDAKGEHDELPDLLQPSASEQRDIMRASLWLGQRTLADGSGTTVITVTEDAVQLVTLDRNGDTNFYELGESIEHLETKADIRLIARVNEAVTGEIAGATTATKDELANAMKAEESKLINEFGTGSKQHVQWTKTRTHIRKILSV; encoded by the coding sequence ATGAAAAACCACCTGTTTATCGGCCTCGGAGGCCAAGGAGGCAACAGCCTCGCCGAAATGCGCAAGGTCATGCACCAACGTGCTGATGACATCCGACTTCTAAAGCGTGAGAAAGGCACGCAATTCGACTTCCTCTACATCGACTCTAGTACGAACGTCCTCAACTACACGAAAAAGTGGACCTCGTTCGGAGAGGATCTCTCGCTCCCTCCTAAGTGCTTTCTAAATCTCAAGGAGATGGGCGCAACGATCGACATTGACCAACTCGCGATGAAGCCAGACATCGCGCCATGGATTGGCGACGTCGAACAGATCAAGGGATTCCTCGACGCATCAGATACCATCGAGGGAGCTAACCAACGCCGCCGCTTTGGACGAATCCTCTTCGCCAACAGCATCGACAGCGTGAAGAACGCGATTGATGGCAAGGTTCGAACCATGACCGCAGCGGCAAAGCAGTGCGCTTTCCATGTATTCGCATCATTGGCGGGAGGAACGGGCAGCGGCAGCATCGTCGACTTGGTTACATTACTCCGCACGATGCATCCTTACTCGAGCATGCAAGGAGGTTTCCCAATCTTCGTTTACCTCTACGTAACCAGTGACAACTACCAAGATGCCGAGGTAGGAAACTTCCACCAAAACCAGTATGCAACTCTGCGAGACCTCAACGCTCTCGCTTGCGGACGTATCGCCCCAACCCTCCTCGGTGATCAATTCGGGGGATCTAGCTTCGCGTGTTCGGAGCCGATCAATCAAATCATCCTGAGCTCAAGCCATAACAACGGGGATCAGAACGTCGAACTCGAGAAGCAGCACCGCATCATAGCGGAATCTGCATTCGAGCGCATCTTCGCCTTCTGCTCTGGCCAATTACCGCCTCAGCAACAAGATCAACTTACCGGCCAGGACAAGATCCCCAACTTCCCCGGAGAGCCTATCAACAAGCCCATTCGCAGCTTCCGTTTCGGCAGCTCAGGCATGCAGCGGTGGGAGGTTCCCACAGAGAAGATCACCGAGCTCCTCGCCTTGGAACTCTACAGTTCGTCATACAACCAGATGCTCTACAACAACTGGCACGGAAACGACGGCTTCATTGGAAAGAAGTCTACCGAATCCGACAAGGTCGTAGAAAGCACCTTCAACACCTTGAGAACCAAGCTCGACGAACATCTGGTGGAGAGCACCCACCACACCAACCTCAGAGCGTCGTTCGAAACGGACGCCAAAGCGGTCCTTGATCGTGAAATCAGCACCAAGTTTCAGGAAACTGACTTGGAGAAGCTGGAGGAGTCCCTTCATACTCGCTTCGAGAAACATCTCAACGGCCAGGGAATCAACGCTGTCATTGCCGACTTCAAGGCGTCCCGGGAAGGACGTATTCAACAGTTCACCAAAGAGCTACACCGGATTCTACGGGAAGAATGGAGCAAAGCGGTAGATCCCATTGGAATGGCCAACGTGTCGGACATTCTCAAGCGACTGCAAAATGACGTAAACCGCAAGATCAAAGATGGTAATAGTTCCTCTAAATCGGGTTCGGACACGACCGAGAGACGGCTTTCTGACCGCAGAATCGAATGGAGCAAGATGACCTTCCTCTCCCGCCGTTTCAAAAAGGAACCTTTGGCTAGAAAGCAACACTCTGACTGCAAATCCTTGCTACTGGGGAAACTAGCAACTGCAATTGCGGAAGAGGATTTGGCATATCACAATGCCATCGCCAACAGCCTCACCGGAATCGAACACCAGTACAAAAACGCAGCCAGAAAACTTCAAGGTTTTGCAGATTGGGCTAGCAACCGTAGAGACGTACTTCTGGGCGAACTCAAGGACCTCAACAAGTCCCACACCTCGAACAAATACGAGATCGACTATGACGGACTGCTTCAATACATCTCAGTTCAACGCTCAAGTGAATCGCATTGCCGGGCCATCGCCGACCAGCTCCGCAGGGACGTCGTCTTGGAGCTCCTTGGCAAGAACGTCCCGCTGACCGAAATAGAAAGCTTCGAGGGGGACCGTCTCACAAACTATCAAATTGAGGCTGATCGTCTTGTTTTCGCTCACGTCCAATCAATTCACAAAGATTTCGAGGAGCAGAGGCTCGCCCCAGCAGTGCTCACTTCATCGTTGATGGACGCTCTTCAGGCGAAATTTGAAAAAGATCCAGGAGCATTCAAGAACGAACTAAAAGAGTTCATCGATCAGACGACCTGCTTGATCAAGATTCATAACGATCAGCAACCCAAGATGATCGCTGGAAACATGACCATGCCGACCATGCCGACCACCTCCCGGGTACTGGCACTCCCAAAAGGTCATGCCTTCGCAGCCAAGTTCGAGGAAATCGCTGCAGAGCTTCGCCCAGCAAACGAAGCGAACAATCCTGTGAGAGTGGTGAGCCACGACGACTCGACTCAGATCCGACTCTTGATGACAGTCACTTGGATGGCTGCACGCTTTGCAAAAGTCACCCATGAACTGGCTGACAAATACGCCAAGGCGATCGAGCAGAACACCTTGGGAGACATCGCCTACTTTAGTAACATCGATGCGAAAGGAGAGCACGACGAACTCCCAGATTTGCTCCAACCATCAGCCAGCGAACAACGCGACATCATGCGTGCCAGTCTTTGGCTTGGCCAGCGCACTCTGGCAGACGGATCGGGAACTACAGTTATCACAGTGACTGAGGATGCCGTGCAGTTGGTCACTTTGGACCGCAACGGGGACACCAACTTCTACGAACTCGGTGAAAGCATCGAGCATTTGGAAACAAAGGCCGACATTCGCTTGATCGCGCGAGTCAACGAAGCCGTGACCGGTGAGATTGCAGGAGCCACCACAGCAACGAAGGATGAGTTGGCAAATGCGATGAAAGCCGAGGAATCCAAGCTCATCAATGAGTTTGGCACCGGCAGCAAACAACACGTTCAGTGGACCAAAACCCGTACCCACATCCGCAAGATTCTTAGCGTATGA
- a CDS encoding lysozyme inhibitor LprI family protein, which translates to MKMNHWILAGGAVVMVGCSSPQPARVVPEEWPLFPSMLKYAEETAQEHIDTGMGMNGYAAQKAAIQDARLLIVYLELYDQLPSDKERQALVEEQTEWLRRREQQFKEDADPEGGSVAVLGQLGGQMSSTVERIDELQARLEKLKPE; encoded by the coding sequence ATGAAGATGAATCATTGGATCCTGGCTGGCGGAGCGGTTGTGATGGTTGGGTGTAGCTCGCCTCAGCCGGCTCGGGTGGTGCCTGAGGAGTGGCCGTTGTTTCCATCGATGTTGAAGTATGCGGAGGAGACGGCGCAGGAGCACATCGACACAGGGATGGGAATGAATGGATACGCGGCGCAGAAGGCGGCGATCCAGGATGCGCGGTTGTTGATTGTTTATCTGGAATTGTACGACCAGTTGCCGAGTGACAAGGAGCGCCAGGCTCTGGTGGAGGAGCAGACGGAGTGGCTGAGAAGACGTGAGCAGCAGTTCAAAGAAGACGCGGATCCGGAGGGGGGCTCGGTTGCTGTGTTAGGTCAGTTGGGTGGGCAGATGTCGTCAACCGTGGAGCGCATCGACGAGTTGCAGGCCCGGTTGGAGAAGTTGAAGCCCGAGTAA
- a CDS encoding thermonuclease family protein: MNQRPLLILVVLVCLVSVLFGHSAEELRGKVVRVADGDTITVLVEREQYKVRLDGIDAPEMGQAFGNRSKQALSGQVAGKQVVVKVNGKDKYGRTIGVVILDNTNVNEWMVAEGWAWQYTKYNRSERLARMEARARELGLGLWAGANPVAPWEYRPLKKKRPVSGYWLNTSSNTRHNSNCEWYENTARGRTCGKDEGKPCGSCGG; encoded by the coding sequence ATGAATCAACGCCCCCTCTTGATCCTGGTTGTATTAGTGTGTCTTGTCTCGGTGCTTTTTGGTCATTCGGCCGAGGAGTTGCGGGGGAAGGTGGTCCGTGTGGCGGATGGAGATACGATTACTGTGCTGGTGGAACGCGAGCAGTATAAAGTGCGGTTGGATGGGATTGATGCGCCTGAGATGGGGCAGGCTTTTGGTAATAGATCGAAGCAGGCGTTGTCGGGTCAGGTGGCTGGAAAGCAGGTGGTGGTGAAGGTGAATGGTAAGGACAAGTACGGGCGGACGATTGGTGTGGTCATTTTAGACAATACCAATGTGAATGAGTGGATGGTGGCTGAGGGGTGGGCGTGGCAGTATACTAAGTATAACCGGAGTGAACGCTTGGCGCGGATGGAGGCGCGCGCCAGGGAGCTTGGGCTCGGACTGTGGGCGGGGGCGAACCCAGTGGCGCCGTGGGAGTACCGGCCGCTGAAGAAGAAACGCCCGGTTTCTGGCTATTGGTTGAATACATCGTCGAACACGCGGCACAACTCGAACTGTGAGTGGTATGAGAACACGGCGCGTGGAAGGACGTGTGGGAAGGATGAGGGTAAGCCTTGCGGGAGTTGCGGCGGGTGA